From the genome of Alicyclobacillus sp. SO9:
CATAATGCCTTTCGCCTCGTATTCCTTTGAAATCCAATATCCAATCGAAGCAGACCGATTCGCTTTTGAAATGTGCAACCCGATGGAACCAATCAGCTGATTGTCGTACCAAATGCATGTGGGCACACCGATTCCCGTCGCAAACCTAGTCAACGACGTTTCAACAAATGACTTCGTCTCCTCTAACGTTTGATTCTTAGCAAACATTAAAAACTGTCCAATATGATGCCTGTTCTCGGCAATGACATTGTACAACGCCTCCGCATGCCGCATCTCCGTGATTGCTAAAGAAGTGTGTTCATCGACTTGGTACTTGAACATTGGATCACCACCGCTCCCATCCCCTAAAATATAGCATTCCTTGGTCTTTTATGAAAGCGAAGCATGCCACGGTATTCCCTAGAGCTAGGAGGAACCCGGGAACCAAGAACTCTCTCAGTCCTCAGGTAGAATAGGAGGTGCTGCATCCCATTGAACATCACCTCCTGCCTTCTACACAACACGATATCCTCATCATACTTTCTACACACATTCCCCAAACTTCACACACAAGTTCTTGATAATTTGAACAACAGATAGAAGACAACAATGGAAAGGAAGAACCTTCATATGAAAAGAGCAATGATATATGTACCGGCCGTGCTGCTCGCAATTGGGATTGGCGGTCTTGCAACTATTCAGGTCCTGGCCCAGAGAAACGCGCAAGCTGCACATTGGAACAGCACGTCTTACGACTCGCCTGCTCCGAGTATGGCTATGATGCAATCCTTTACTCAAGGGAGTCCAAGGGCCGCACAGACGATATCCAAACAACAAGCAAATGCAGCCATGGAAACCTCATTACAGAATGCAACATTGTCCAAAAATACAAATACTGTAACATACCGCAAGCAGAACGTGACCGTTGTTTTTTTTGCCGGACCAGAGCAGGCTGATGGGAAATTTGTCGTTGGCGGACTCGTTAACCCTACAATTCAGGTTCGAAAAGGAGCACATGTCCAGTTCAAGGTGATTAACATGGACACCGGTATGCCCCATGGTATAGAGATGACCACAGCAAACCCGCCGTACTCCTATATGTCAATGATGCAGGGAGGCATCTATCCCGGCTCCTTCATTGCTCCCTTACCTGAGGCACAAAATGGTCAATACGCTGTGGCGTCGTCCGACTTCGTTGCCAATCAAAGCGGTCACTTTCATTACCTCTGTCAAGTGCCCGGGCATGCCGCCAAAGGCATGTACGGCAAGATGATTGTAAGTTAACATTCCAGCCTCAATTCCTGCATTGTTCCTGCAGACTTTTTGCCGCGGTGCATGCCTCACGTCCTAAAACAGATGGACACCCCCTATTGGCGAACGGGTGGTGTCCATGGGGATGTGGTTATGACTGGCCTTCTATCTCGTTACGTCCTTCATGTGTCGACTCGTACAGGTTCTGACCTACAGCCTGCACAAAAGGCGACCAATCCCCTACTGAGTACAGTAGCAGCCGGTGCATTGCCCGCGTACACGCAGTGTACAGAAGCGTACGCTCGTTTTCCCGATTGTAAGCTTGATAGGACGCATCATAGATAATGACCGCGTCGAATTCAACTCCCTTTGCCAGATATACCGGAATCATCATCACTCCCTTTTCAAAGGTAGGCGTCTGTTTCGTAGTAAGCATAAGGTCGTCGCAGCCTCGTGTCTGCAGGGATTCATAAGCCTTGCGGCTTTCCGATGCGCTCTTTGTAATAATCGCGATAGAGTCAAATCCTTCGGATCTAAGCGACGCGATATCTCTCAATAATTGCGTGTCTCGCTTGTCTCTACTGCTCATACGCATGAGAAGAGGTTTCTTACCGCCTCGGTCAAAGGGGACAATCTCTTCTCCGTCACAGAGTAAGCCTTTCGTGAACATGACTATTTCTCGGGTCGAACGATAGCTGCGTACAAGGTTCATCACCCTCGTTTCATCATGACCATACAGTCGCAGCAAAGAGGAGTCCGATTGGTGCAAATGCGTAGCCTGAACGAATATTGCCTGCCTAAAATCACCGAGTACAGTAAAACGAGCACGAGGAAACAGTTTCTTAAGATACTGGTATTGAAACGGTGAATAGTCCTGACCCTCATCGACAACCACATACTGGATCTGCGTATTTGTCCGAACGCCCTCAATCAGTTCTTTTAAGTATAAAAACGGGGTTTCGTCTTCATAAAACAACTCGTCTCGACTGAGCTTACATCTTGTCTGTTTGCAAATGTCTGTCCATAGAGCAGGGATATCCGTCGCATTTGTCATCACCTCAAAACTCGCTTTGTCGCCGAACAACTGATCGTATAGACCCTTGACGTCAACGAACTTGAGTTTTTTCACCTTTCGCTTCAGAGGTTGGAAACGCTTCTTTACGAGCTTTTTGCGGAGAAGTTCTTCCTCCCGACGGGCGAAGTCAAAATCACCTTCGTCTTCTCGCCGTTTTTTGTGAATTCTTTCTTGTATTACGGCAAATTGCTCGTGAATGTCAAAGACTTCTCTCTCCTTGTGCAACTCGCCGAAGACGTCCGCATATTCGTCATTGTCAAGGTAATTCAATTCCTCTTGAACCCACTCTGCCTCCATCTCCTGACGTTCGAGCAAAGCGAGCTCATCAAGCAACCACTTTTGTAGCAGTACGACACGATTGTCCAATTTCAAAGACGTCGGATAGCTGTAAAATTTTGATTTCATTTGCTCCTCCGTGATGAGTTCACGGTTCCTAAATCGAATGCTGTTGAACAGGATGCCTTTACATCCCAGCCACAACACATAGTTGTTGATGGCATTTAAGAACGCTTCCGATGCCTTGTACTTCATACCTTGAAGACGAGCTTCATATCCAGGAGTCTGTCGCCCAGTCCATTCATATTCAAACTGTTCGAAGGGGTCTTCAAGTGCAAACGATGCACCCAACTCGTATTCGAGGTATTCCTGAAATGTCGCCTGCTGCATGTTCTCCTCTCCAAGTTCCGGAAGGACAGTGGATACATAACTGTTGAAAATGGGATTGGGAGAAAAGAGAATCACCTGGTCAGCGTTCAGGGTATCTCGGTTCTTGTATAGTAGGAATGCTACACGCTGCAACGCTGCAGATGTCTTGCCGCTGCCGGCGGCACCCTGCACGATTAGCATCCGACTCTTTACATCTCGGATAATGGCATTTTGCTCCCTCTGAATGGTAGCAACAATACTCTTCATTTGAGGATCTGCGCCTTTTCCCAGCACTTGCTGCAACAACTCGTCACCAATCGTTAAGCTTGCGTCAAACATATGAAGCAACTGTCCATTTTGAATCTGATATTGCCGCTTCAATTCCATCTTTCCAGAAATGCGTCCAGACGGAGCATCATAAAAAGCGGCACCCGGAGACCCATCGTAGTACATGTTGGCAATTGGAGTACGCCAGTCATAGACCAAGAAATCTAATCCATCTTCTTCAATAAACGAAGACACGCCGATGTAGACCTGCTCCGTGGCGTTCAGACCATCCTCATGGAAGTCGATGCGCCCGAAATATGGAGATGGGAGAAGTCTGTTTAAATCATTCCATTGTTTCATCAACAGCCCGTGCCCCCGCTCCCTTTCCGCTAAAACAGCGTGCTGCTGGTTAATTGAATAAAAGGTCTCTTCGAAGTCTTCAGGGGTGCTTGTGTTAACCGTGACTTCCTCCCAAAAATGTTTGCGGATGTCCGTCACCTGTTGGGCAAGACCGGACACCTTCGGTTCCAACGCGACAATTTTCCCTTTGACTTTCTCCACAACATAGCGCAGCCGCTCTTGTTCAACTTGCCAATCTCTTGCATCCATCAAGCCCAACCCCTTCACCAGAAGATCACGCAAATCGTTTGACAAATTGTTGCCTAAGTGGTACACTAAAAGTGTACAATGGGACTTCTATGAGAAATTTATAAAAACACAGACGTGGCCTTATTGTATCGCTGTGTCTGTTTTTATGCAATAGCAAAGGGCCTGGAGAATTTGTCCAGGCTCTTTGTTTGGTTTTATCTCTACCACATTCTACTTCTTACGAGGGAAAATTCCGGACCTCCTATTACCACTATAGCCTTGACTGTTGCATGAGAGGGCTTCCGGTCATAGACCAAAATTCCATATGCCATTGCTTTGAGTGGAAAAATGGGCCCCACCAAACAAAATAGCAGCCAAAATTACGATGCGGAATGCTTGCCAATAAGTGATTTATGGTAAACGAAACACATCAGGACAAGTGATATTCCATAGCCACTGAAATACTGCCGGAACTAAGAAAATGACAATGATTACAAGCAATAAGAACATAGGTGCCAAAATCATCACTCCTCTTGAGTGCATACTATTTTTCATCACTTATACAAATTATATAAATACTACCATAGAAGATGATGTAGTTACTATCCTGAACCAACTGCAGGAGAGTCTTTTCTAAGCGGATTCAAATCAAAATACCCCATTCATGCAACACAACCAATCACTGCAATCACTGCAATAAGGGTTAAGAGCTCGAAAGTAAGCTCATAAGTCATGGTTCTACAAAACACACTTGACCTAAGTCCAAAAGAGGTATAGTATCGTCACGCACCACGTCGTACCAATAAATACTACTCAAGGGAGTGTTATCGGTGGAACACCTAATCAACGGTTTATCCGCGAGAAACTACATGGAACAATTGGTAAAGGAATGTTTTACGGAGCCTGCAGAATCGGCGCATAAAGTCGCCGACAATTATATGGCACAGAATTATACGCAGACAACTGATGGAAAATCGGTAACAAGAGACGAACAAATTGCACATTTAGAGTATGTACAGGAGCACATGCTATCGATGGAGTTTAACATCCAACAAGTGGTTTACGACGGTGAGTGGCTTGCTGAACGACACATAGGAAAATCTGTGTTTAATGACGGGAGGACGGTGGAAAGTGAAGTGAGTACATTTTTTCGCATTGTCGATGGAAAAATCGTGGAGACGCACGAGATTACTCGCCCGATGTCGAATGACGAAAGCGATCGCAGTATTCATACTGCACACTAATCTGCCGTTAAAACCCTGACAAACATTATTTGGCGCACATACAGGAGATGAATCGATGATTGAATATCTAAGACGGATTGGACTTTCAGAGCTTGAGGCTCGTTGTTATTTGACGTTGCACGTTGATTCACCTCTCTCTGGATACG
Proteins encoded in this window:
- a CDS encoding GNAT family N-acetyltransferase, with product MFKYQVDEHTSLAITEMRHAEALYNVIAENRHHIGQFLMFAKNQTLEETKSFVETSLTRFATGIGVPTCIWYDNQLIGSIGLHISKANRSASIGYWISKEYEAKGIMTKCCKAMIDYGFRELDLNRIEIRAIKENIRSRAIPERLGFKLEGTLRQDVQLYDAMADTIVYGLLAQEWLY
- a CDS encoding plastocyanin/azurin family copper-binding protein → MKRAMIYVPAVLLAIGIGGLATIQVLAQRNAQAAHWNSTSYDSPAPSMAMMQSFTQGSPRAAQTISKQQANAAMETSLQNATLSKNTNTVTYRKQNVTVVFFAGPEQADGKFVVGGLVNPTIQVRKGAHVQFKVINMDTGMPHGIEMTTANPPYSYMSMMQGGIYPGSFIAPLPEAQNGQYAVASSDFVANQSGHFHYLCQVPGHAAKGMYGKMIVS
- the helD gene encoding RNA polymerase recycling motor HelD, giving the protein MDARDWQVEQERLRYVVEKVKGKIVALEPKVSGLAQQVTDIRKHFWEEVTVNTSTPEDFEETFYSINQQHAVLAERERGHGLLMKQWNDLNRLLPSPYFGRIDFHEDGLNATEQVYIGVSSFIEEDGLDFLVYDWRTPIANMYYDGSPGAAFYDAPSGRISGKMELKRQYQIQNGQLLHMFDASLTIGDELLQQVLGKGADPQMKSIVATIQREQNAIIRDVKSRMLIVQGAAGSGKTSAALQRVAFLLYKNRDTLNADQVILFSPNPIFNSYVSTVLPELGEENMQQATFQEYLEYELGASFALEDPFEQFEYEWTGRQTPGYEARLQGMKYKASEAFLNAINNYVLWLGCKGILFNSIRFRNRELITEEQMKSKFYSYPTSLKLDNRVVLLQKWLLDELALLERQEMEAEWVQEELNYLDNDEYADVFGELHKEREVFDIHEQFAVIQERIHKKRREDEGDFDFARREEELLRKKLVKKRFQPLKRKVKKLKFVDVKGLYDQLFGDKASFEVMTNATDIPALWTDICKQTRCKLSRDELFYEDETPFLYLKELIEGVRTNTQIQYVVVDEGQDYSPFQYQYLKKLFPRARFTVLGDFRQAIFVQATHLHQSDSSLLRLYGHDETRVMNLVRSYRSTREIVMFTKGLLCDGEEIVPFDRGGKKPLLMRMSSRDKRDTQLLRDIASLRSEGFDSIAIITKSASESRKAYESLQTRGCDDLMLTTKQTPTFEKGVMMIPVYLAKGVEFDAVIIYDASYQAYNRENERTLLYTACTRAMHRLLLYSVGDWSPFVQAVGQNLYESTHEGRNEIEGQS
- a CDS encoding nuclear transport factor 2 family protein; amino-acid sequence: MEHLINGLSARNYMEQLVKECFTEPAESAHKVADNYMAQNYTQTTDGKSVTRDEQIAHLEYVQEHMLSMEFNIQQVVYDGEWLAERHIGKSVFNDGRTVESEVSTFFRIVDGKIVETHEITRPMSNDESDRSIHTAH